A segment of the Rhodothermus sp. genome:
TGGTAAGCGCCCCGACGATGCTGAAAGCTGCCACGACCACAATCAGTGCCAGTATCAAGGAAGCCCCCCATTTTTCCAGCCGCATGACGTCGTAGAGTCCTCGCTGCAGATCGTACCAGGTCTGCACCCGATATCGCGTAGTGTCGAGCTGCTGCTCCAGATGCGTCTTGATGGCTGTAGCCTGTTCCACATCATCCAGGCGCAGCGCAATCCCGTCAATCCGATCTCCCATGTGAAACAGACGCTGCGCTTCTTCAAGAGCTACGAACACATGGCTTTCGTCGTACCCTGAACGCAGCTGATACAGGCCACGTACCTCGAAACGAATCAGCGGTGGCAGGGCCAACGGTCGCGTCAGCAGTTGTTCAAGCGCCGGTGCCGAAAGTAATCCGACCTGACTGGCCGGCTCGGTCCGACTCGCTGGCAACAGCCCCAGTCGCCGTGCCAGAGGCATACCTACCAGAATACCTGGCCGACCCTCATGCCGTTGCAGATCCATACTCCCGAAAACCCGTGTCGCCCCCATTGCCTTCAGCGCTTCAGGCTCAACACCCCGCACAATCACCACCTTGTTCACATCGCCCTCTCCTTCGTAGAGCAACAACGCCTTACCCTCCACATAGGCCGTTACCTCGGTTACATGGGGTAGTCGTCGCAGGTACTGTTCCAGCGAATCCTCAACCGCCATCCCCCCAGGCGTCACGCTTACAATACGTACATGAGGATCTACCGAGACCAGCAGATCACGCACCACCCGGTAAAACCCGTTCATGACCGAAAGCACCACGATCAGCGCGGCCACCCCTATAGCTACCCCCAGCACGGAAATGCCGGTAATGACCGCAATCAGCGTCACCTGATGCCGCGCCATCAGATAACGACGAGCCAGCAGCAGTCGAACATCCATGGGTCAGCGCATTGAAACAACCGGCAACGGTTGACCCAGCCGGGGCAACGGATCCGTAAACAGATCCTCCGGCAACACCTCCGGAAAAACCAGATTGTCGGTAAAAATGATCAACGGTGCATAACGAAAAACCTTGCGCGTTGCCAGACGCACCGGACCGAAGGGAGTTTCCCACGTCTGGTATCCTTCCCACCGATACCAAGCCGGTAGTGCTTCGGGATTGTCCCGGGCCGGATAGGCCAGTTGCGTAATCAATGCTTCGCGACGATCCACGTACAACCAGTAACGGAGAGCCGGCAACCACTCGGCACGCGCCAGTTCCAGACGAAGCACTTCATAGGTGGCTGTGGCCGAATCGGCTTCGTAAAAGCGCTGCACGTCCGGTTCGAAAAGTTGCACCGGTAGCAACAACCAGAATGTATCGTGAACAAAACGCCGATACGCTTCGTCCAGCAGGCGTCGGTTGGCTGCAGCAGCCAACGGCCGACCGTTACGATATACCTGTCCGCGTCGCGTGCGCACATTGAAAAGGGCTACATAGAGTGAATCATCCTGGCGTATCCACTCCAGCCGATACCGTCCGCTGGGCCGATGCCAGAGATGCTGCGCCAGCAGACGCCGGGGACCGTCGTGGGCCACGGCATAATCAAAACGCACATAGGGCAGCGCCTGCCATACTTCGGGACCGCCACTGGCCTGATAGACGCGGAGCGCCAGCGAGTCGGCTCGCGTATGCACCGGAAGTTCAATATGAGCCGTCGAGGGATCCGCTGGACGACGTACCTGACATCCCATCAGGCTGACCAGCAATCCCCAGATCAACGCCTGTTCGAATCGCATGGTAAGCACAAGTTTTCCGGAAAAGTAAGAATATATCTACGTCTGCGCTCCCTCACACACTTTATTTCCGAATATCCAAAGCTCCATCGCATCAGCCAGTCGCCTTTCTGAGGGTTTCGAGGACGGCGTAGCTCTGAGAAAGAATCGCTCCTATCAGCGCGGCAGCGGTGGAGAAAACGTCCGGTTTGTTCCTGTCTTTCGTATGCATCGGGAGTAACCGTATCCCATTCGCGTGCTCTGGAGACGTGTCCGTTACCGCGTTTTTACCCTGGAACTAACTGCCTGCTGTATCTTATCCGCCAAAGTACAGGGTTTCTGACTTCTTAAAGGCAGGCGCACCATGCAGGTGGGGAAGGTATGCTGGCTGGTTCTGCTGCTTCCGGTCTGGACGGTCCGGGCACAGCCTGCAGCCGATAGTAGTAGGACCGATCCTTACGGAACAGGCGCGGGCTTTCAGATTCTGCTCACGAATAGTGGCTTTGGACTGGGTGGCTACTACCACCGGCCTGTCGGCCGCTCCCTGAAGTTCCTTTTGGATTTTAGCCTGGGATCAGGAAAAGACGAACGGGAGCAGAAATTCTACAACGCGCTTACAGGCGCCAGCTACATTCAGAATAAAGCTAACTACCTGCTGCTTATTCCGATTCAGCTGGGCCTGCAGCGGCGTCTCTGGCGCGAGCAGATTGCCGACAACTTTCGCCCGTACCTCCAATTTTCAATAGGTCCAACTTTGGGGTGGCTTTATCCTTATTTTCAGGATCGTAATGGCAACCGGCGCTACGATCCTGAAATCGGTGAGCGTACCTACGACGTATTTCAGGCCTTTCCCAAAGGGCGCCTTCGCGCAGGTATCGGCGGCATGATCGTGCTGGGTGCTTACTTTGGGGAGAGCATACAGACAACGCAAGGGTTGCGCTTTGGCTATGCACTGCACTATTTCCCACATCCTATCCAACTACTGGAAGGTAATGCGCCACCTCGACGCTTTTTCGGCACGCCGGTGATCAGCCTGACATTTGGCCGTCTGTACGGCATCAAACGTTAAAGCGAAACAGGATCACGTCGCCGTCCTGCACGATGTAGTCGCGTCCTTCCGAACGCATAGCGCCGGCCTCACGCGCGGCTGCTTCCGAGCCATAGCGGATGTAGTCTTCGTAAGCAATCGTTTCGGCTCGGATGAAACCACGCTCAAAGTCACTGTGGACCAGCCCGGCGGCCTGCCGTGCTCGTGTCCCCCGTCGAATCGTCCAGGCACGTGCTTCCCTGGAGTTTACCGTGAAGAACGTAATCAGCCCCAGTAGCTCGTAGGTCGCCCGTACCAGCCGATCCAGTCCGGACCGTTCCAGTCCCAGTTCTTTCAAAAACGCCTGGCGTTCCTGTTCGTCCAGTTCGGCCAGTTGCGCTTCCAGTTCTGCACAGATCACCACAACCGGAGCACCCTCGCGAGCGGCAATCTCTCGAACCGTTGCCACGTGTGGGTTACCTTCGCCTTCCGGCAGGTCCGACTCCGCCACATTAGCTACGTAGAGCACCGGCTTCAGGGT
Coding sequences within it:
- a CDS encoding ABC transporter permease, which codes for MDVRLLLARRYLMARHQVTLIAVITGISVLGVAIGVAALIVVLSVMNGFYRVVRDLLVSVDPHVRIVSVTPGGMAVEDSLEQYLRRLPHVTEVTAYVEGKALLLYEGEGDVNKVVIVRGVEPEALKAMGATRVFGSMDLQRHEGRPGILVGMPLARRLGLLPASRTEPASQVGLLSAPALEQLLTRPLALPPLIRFEVRGLYQLRSGYDESHVFVALEEAQRLFHMGDRIDGIALRLDDVEQATAIKTHLEQQLDTTRYRVQTWYDLQRGLYDVMRLEKWGASLILALIVVVAAFSIVGALTMVVIEKRRDIGVLQAMGLSRKRVRQVFLLAGLLIGTAGAGLGLLLGVGLALLQQHFQLVPLPGAEAFLIHAYPVAIEIVDLAGITLAALLLCVLAALYPAARAAAIEPVQAVHLDT